One Massilia sp. 9096 genomic window carries:
- the rplE gene encoding 50S ribosomal protein L5, translated as MARLQQVYKEKVVSELTEKFGYKSVMEVPRLTKITLNMGLSEAVADKKIIEHATGDLTKIAGQKPVVTKARKAIAGFKIREGYPIGTMVTLRGARMYEFLDRFITVALPRVRDFRGVSGKSFDGRGNYNIGVKEQIIFPEIDYDKIDALRGMNISITTTAKTDEEAKALLAAFKFPFRN; from the coding sequence ATGGCCCGTCTCCAACAAGTTTATAAAGAAAAAGTCGTCTCCGAGCTGACCGAGAAATTCGGTTACAAGTCGGTGATGGAAGTGCCGCGCCTGACCAAGATCACCCTGAACATGGGTCTGTCGGAAGCAGTCGCCGACAAGAAGATCATCGAGCACGCCACTGGCGACCTGACCAAGATCGCCGGCCAGAAGCCGGTCGTGACCAAGGCTCGCAAGGCAATCGCAGGTTTCAAGATCCGCGAAGGCTACCCGATCGGCACGATGGTGACCCTGCGCGGCGCCCGCATGTACGAATTCCTGGACCGCTTCATCACCGTCGCGCTGCCGCGCGTGCGTGACTTCCGAGGCGTGAGCGGTAAATCGTTCGACGGTCGTGGCAACTACAACATCGGCGTCAAAGAGCAGATCATCTTCCCGGAAATCGATTACGACAAGATCGATGCGCTGCGTGGCATGAACATCTCGATCACCACCACCGCCAAGACCGACGAAGAAGCCAAAGCGCTGCTCGCCGCCTTCAAATTCCCGTTCAGGAACTAA
- the rpsN gene encoding 30S ribosomal protein S14 gives MAKLALINREQKRADLVEKFAAKRAALKAIIDDQSKTDEERYEARLKLQALPRNSAPTRQRNRCAMTGRPRGTFRKFGLARTKLREFAMKGEIPGMTKASW, from the coding sequence ATGGCAAAACTTGCACTGATTAACCGCGAACAGAAGCGTGCAGACCTGGTGGAGAAATTCGCCGCAAAGCGTGCCGCTCTGAAAGCAATCATCGACGACCAGTCGAAGACCGACGAAGAGCGTTACGAAGCGCGCCTGAAACTGCAGGCCCTGCCGCGTAACTCGGCCCCGACCCGCCAGCGCAACCGTTGCGCAATGACCGGCCGTCCGCGTGGCACCTTCCGTAAATTCGGTCTGGCCCGTACCAAACTCCGCGAATTCGCCATGAAAGGCGAAATCCCGGGTATGACCAAAGCTAGCTGGTAA
- the rpsH gene encoding 30S ribosomal protein S8, translating to MSMSDPIADMLTRIRNAQVVQKTNVSMPSSKVKVAIANVLKDEGYIEDFAVTTEGGKAELQIGLKYYVGRPVIERIERVSRPGLRIYKGKDDIPQVMNGLGVAIVSTPQGVMTDRKARATGVGGEVLCYVA from the coding sequence ATGAGTATGAGCGATCCTATCGCCGATATGCTGACCCGCATTCGCAACGCCCAAGTCGTGCAGAAGACCAATGTGTCGATGCCGTCCTCGAAAGTCAAAGTTGCGATCGCCAACGTCCTGAAGGACGAGGGTTACATCGAAGATTTCGCCGTGACCACCGAAGGTGGCAAGGCTGAACTGCAAATCGGTTTGAAATATTACGTTGGCCGTCCGGTTATCGAGCGCATCGAGCGCGTGTCCCGTCCTGGCCTGCGCATCTACAAGGGCAAGGACGATATCCCTCAGGTCATGAATGGCCTGGGCGTGGCAATCGTCTCGACCCCGCAAGGTGTGATGACCGACCGTAAAGCACGTGCAACCGGTGTCGGTGGCGAAGTGCTTTGCTACGTGGCTTAA
- the rplF gene encoding 50S ribosomal protein L6 codes for MSRVAKMPIAVPAGADVAINASSITVKGPLGTLTQPLNGLVKVNNNNGTLSFDVIDDSRESNAMSGTLRALVNNMVTGVTKGFEKRLTLVGVGYKAAVQGNALNLSLGFSHPVLHAMPEGITAATPTPTEILIKGIDRQKVGQVAAEVRAYRSPEPYKGKGVRYADEVVKLKETKKK; via the coding sequence ATGTCTCGAGTAGCTAAGATGCCAATCGCCGTCCCGGCCGGTGCCGATGTCGCAATCAACGCGTCGTCCATCACCGTCAAGGGCCCGCTGGGCACCCTGACCCAGCCGCTGAACGGCCTGGTCAAAGTCAACAACAACAACGGCACGCTGTCGTTCGACGTCATCGACGATTCCCGCGAATCGAACGCGATGTCGGGCACGCTGCGCGCCCTGGTGAACAACATGGTGACCGGCGTCACCAAGGGTTTCGAAAAGCGCCTGACCCTGGTCGGCGTGGGCTACAAGGCAGCTGTGCAGGGCAACGCCCTGAACCTGTCGCTGGGCTTCTCGCACCCGGTTCTGCACGCGATGCCGGAAGGTATCACTGCCGCCACCCCGACCCCGACCGAGATCCTGATCAAGGGTATCGATCGTCAAAAGGTCGGCCAGGTCGCCGCAGAAGTGCGCGCTTACCGCTCGCCTGAGCCGTACAAGGGCAAGGGTGTCCGTTATGCGGACGAAGTGGTTAAGCTTAAAGAAACCAAGAAGAAATAA
- the rplR gene encoding 50S ribosomal protein L18 produces the protein MDKKESRLRRGRQTRIKIAQLGVNRLQVHRTNLHIYANLISPDATVLVSASTLEADVRAELGGKSGAGGNAAAAALVGKRVAEKALQAGITEVAFDRSGFRYHGRVKALAEAAREAGLKF, from the coding sequence ATGGACAAGAAAGAATCGCGTCTGCGTCGCGGACGCCAGACCCGCATCAAGATCGCGCAGCTGGGCGTGAACCGCCTGCAGGTGCATCGCACCAACCTGCACATCTATGCAAACCTGATCAGCCCGGACGCGACCGTCCTGGTGTCGGCTTCGACGCTGGAAGCGGATGTGCGCGCGGAACTGGGCGGCAAATCGGGCGCGGGCGGCAACGCCGCGGCCGCTGCCCTGGTCGGCAAGCGCGTCGCAGAGAAAGCACTGCAAGCTGGAATCACCGAAGTCGCATTCGACCGTTCGGGTTTCCGTTACCACGGCCGTGTCAAAGCGCTGGCAGAAGCTGCCCGCGAAGCCGGTCTGAAGTTCTAA
- the rpsE gene encoding 30S ribosomal protein S5, whose protein sequence is MAKMQAKMASDKPDDGMREKMIAINRVTKVVKGGRIMGFAALTVVGDGDGRIGMGKGKSKEVPVGVQKAMEEARRNLIKVPLKNGTLQHTVTGRHGASRVLMSPAKPGTGVIAGGAMRAIFEVMGVTDVVAKSTGSSNPYNLVRATLDGLAKMSTPADIAAKRGKSVEEILG, encoded by the coding sequence ATGGCAAAAATGCAAGCGAAAATGGCAAGCGACAAGCCGGATGATGGCATGCGCGAGAAAATGATCGCGATCAACCGCGTGACCAAAGTGGTCAAGGGTGGTCGTATCATGGGTTTTGCAGCACTGACCGTTGTCGGTGACGGCGATGGCCGCATCGGCATGGGCAAGGGCAAGTCGAAGGAAGTTCCGGTCGGCGTGCAAAAAGCGATGGAAGAAGCCCGTCGCAACCTGATCAAGGTGCCCCTCAAGAACGGTACGCTGCAGCACACCGTCACCGGCCGTCACGGCGCCTCGCGCGTCCTGATGTCGCCGGCCAAGCCGGGTACCGGCGTCATCGCCGGCGGCGCAATGCGCGCCATCTTCGAGGTGATGGGCGTGACTGACGTGGTCGCCAAGTCGACCGGTTCGTCGAACCCGTACAACCTGGTTCGTGCAACGCTCGACGGCCTGGCCAAAATGAGCACTCCGGCTGACATCGCTGCCAAGCGCGGCAAGTCGGTGGAAGAGATCCTGGGTTAA
- the rpmD gene encoding 50S ribosomal protein L30 encodes MANTIKIKLVKGLIGTRQDHRATVRGLGLRRVNSVSELQDTPAIRGMINKVNYLVKIVD; translated from the coding sequence ATGGCAAACACCATCAAAATCAAGCTGGTCAAAGGCCTGATCGGTACCCGTCAGGATCACCGCGCCACCGTGCGCGGTCTGGGTCTGCGTCGTGTCAACTCGGTCTCCGAGCTGCAGGACACCCCGGCAATCCGCGGCATGATCAACAAGGTCAACTACCTCGTGAAAATTGTCGACTAA
- the rplO gene encoding 50S ribosomal protein L15, whose amino-acid sequence MQLNTIQPADGAKHAKRRVGRGIGSGLGKTAGRGHKGQKSRSGGFHKVGFEGGQMPLQRRLPKRGFKSLNATFKAEVRLSDLNALAVGDVDILVLKQAGVLSVVARDVRVILSGEITKAVNLKGIKATAGAKAAIEAAGGSVA is encoded by the coding sequence ATGCAACTCAATACCATCCAACCCGCAGACGGCGCCAAGCACGCAAAGCGCCGCGTCGGTCGCGGTATCGGTTCGGGCCTGGGCAAGACTGCCGGCCGCGGCCACAAAGGTCAGAAATCGCGTTCGGGCGGCTTCCACAAAGTCGGTTTCGAAGGCGGTCAGATGCCTCTGCAGCGTCGTCTGCCGAAGCGCGGCTTCAAATCGCTGAACGCCACCTTCAAGGCTGAAGTGCGCCTGTCCGACCTGAACGCCCTGGCTGTCGGCGACGTCGACATCCTGGTGCTCAAGCAAGCCGGCGTGCTGTCGGTCGTCGCTCGCGACGTGCGCGTGATCCTGTCGGGCGAAATCACCAAAGCGGTGAACCTGAAGGGCATCAAGGCGACCGCTGGCGCGAAAGCAGCGATCGAAGCAGCTGGCGGTTCGGTCGCCTAA
- the secY gene encoding preprotein translocase subunit SecY, giving the protein MATNSQLGKSAASGFPWGRLWFLLGALVVYRIGAHIPVPGIDPVAMARLLEQNSGGILGMLNMFSGGSIARAAVFALGITPYISASIIMQLASIVSPQMEALKKEGEAGRRKITQYTRYFTVALALFQAFGIAVALEGQGVVVDPGFHFRFVAVVSLLTGTMFLMWLGEQITERGLGNGISIIIFAGIAAGLPSALGSLFTLVSNGSISSIAAILIVILVALVTYAVVFIERGQRKILVNYAKRQVGNKIYGGQTSHLPLKLNMAGVIPPIFASSIILFPSTIVDWFTKGKDTTNPFIGFLRDLAASLSPGEPIYVLLYAVAIVFFCFFYTALVFNSKETADNLKKSGAFVPGIRPGEQTARYIDKILMRLTLAGAVYITLVCLVPQFLQSYWKVPFYFGGTSLLIIVVVTMDFMAQVQNYVMSQQYESLLRKANFKGGMPSR; this is encoded by the coding sequence TTGGCGACTAATTCACAACTTGGTAAAAGCGCCGCATCCGGTTTCCCCTGGGGCCGGTTGTGGTTCCTGCTTGGGGCATTGGTCGTGTACCGCATCGGAGCGCACATCCCGGTTCCCGGGATCGATCCGGTCGCCATGGCCAGGCTGTTGGAGCAGAACTCGGGCGGCATCCTGGGCATGTTGAACATGTTCTCGGGCGGTTCGATTGCCCGTGCCGCCGTGTTCGCTCTCGGTATCACGCCTTACATTTCGGCTTCGATCATCATGCAGCTGGCGTCGATCGTCTCGCCGCAGATGGAAGCGCTGAAGAAGGAGGGCGAAGCCGGCCGCCGCAAGATCACCCAGTACACCCGGTATTTCACGGTTGCACTGGCGTTGTTCCAGGCGTTCGGCATCGCGGTGGCGCTGGAAGGGCAGGGCGTTGTGGTAGACCCCGGCTTCCATTTCCGCTTCGTCGCCGTCGTGTCCCTCTTGACCGGCACCATGTTCCTGATGTGGCTGGGCGAGCAGATCACCGAGCGCGGTCTTGGCAACGGCATTTCGATCATCATTTTTGCCGGTATCGCAGCCGGTCTGCCGAGCGCCCTGGGTAGCTTGTTTACCCTGGTGTCGAACGGTTCGATCAGCAGCATTGCCGCCATCCTGATCGTCATTCTGGTGGCCCTGGTGACTTACGCTGTCGTGTTCATCGAACGCGGCCAGCGCAAGATTCTGGTGAATTACGCGAAACGCCAGGTCGGTAACAAGATCTACGGTGGCCAAACCAGCCACCTGCCGTTGAAGTTGAACATGGCCGGCGTGATCCCGCCGATCTTCGCTTCCTCGATCATCTTGTTCCCGTCCACGATCGTCGACTGGTTCACGAAGGGCAAGGACACGACGAATCCGTTCATCGGCTTCCTGCGTGACCTGGCCGCTTCGCTGAGCCCTGGCGAGCCGATCTATGTGTTGCTGTACGCGGTGGCGATCGTGTTCTTCTGCTTCTTTTACACGGCGCTGGTCTTTAACAGCAAGGAAACGGCGGACAACTTGAAGAAGAGCGGAGCATTCGTGCCGGGCATCCGTCCGGGCGAGCAGACTGCACGCTACATCGACAAGATCCTGATGCGCCTGACCCTGGCCGGCGCGGTGTATATCACGCTGGTCTGCCTGGTGCCGCAATTCCTGCAAAGCTATTGGAAGGTGCCTTTCTACTTTGGCGGTACTTCGCTCCTGATCATCGTGGTCGTCACGATGGATTTCATGGCGCAAGTACAGAACTACGTCATGTCGCAACAGTACGAGTCGCTGCTGCGTAAGGCAAATTTCAAGGGCGGCATGCCGTCGCGTTAA
- the infA gene encoding translation initiation factor IF-1, whose translation MAKDDVIQMQGEILENLPNATFRVKLENGHVVLGHISGKMRMNYIRILPGDKVTVELTPYDLSRARIVFRTK comes from the coding sequence ATGGCAAAAGACGACGTCATCCAAATGCAAGGTGAGATTCTCGAGAATCTCCCGAACGCGACCTTTCGCGTAAAGCTGGAAAACGGGCACGTGGTGCTCGGACACATCTCTGGGAAAATGCGCATGAACTACATTCGCATTTTACCTGGCGACAAGGTAACGGTAGAATTGACCCCTTACGACTTGTCCCGGGCCCGCATCGTGTTCCGCACCAAGTAA
- the rpmJ gene encoding 50S ribosomal protein L36 codes for MKVNASVKRICRNCKIIKRKGVVRVICVEPRHKQRQG; via the coding sequence ATGAAAGTTAACGCTTCAGTCAAGCGGATCTGCCGCAACTGCAAGATCATCAAGCGCAAGGGCGTGGTCCGTGTGATCTGCGTCGAGCCGCGTCATAAGCAGCGTCAAGGTTAA
- the rpsM gene encoding 30S ribosomal protein S13, which translates to MARIAGVNVPNHQHTVIGLTAIYGIGRTRSKQICASTGVATDKKVKDLDDNELEKLRDAVGKFVVEGDLRRELSMNIKRLMDLGCYRGMRHRKGLPVRGQRTRTNARTRKGPRKAAQSLKK; encoded by the coding sequence ATGGCACGTATTGCAGGGGTCAACGTCCCCAATCACCAGCACACCGTCATCGGCCTGACGGCTATCTATGGCATCGGCCGTACCCGCTCGAAGCAGATCTGCGCGTCGACCGGCGTTGCGACCGACAAGAAGGTCAAGGATCTGGACGACAACGAACTGGAAAAGCTGCGTGATGCAGTCGGCAAGTTCGTGGTCGAAGGCGATCTGCGCCGTGAGCTGTCCATGAACATCAAGCGTTTGATGGACCTGGGCTGCTACCGCGGCATGCGTCACCGCAAGGGCCTGCCGGTCCGCGGCCAGCGCACCCGTACCAATGCACGTACCCGCAAGGGCCCGCGCAAGGCAGCTCAATCGCTCAAGAAATAA
- the rpsK gene encoding 30S ribosomal protein S11: MAKQQSSAAAARIRKKVKKNVAEGIAHVHASFNNTIITITDRQGNALSWATSGGAGFKGSRKSTPFAAQVAAEAAGKVAQEYGVKNLEVRIKGPGPGRESAVRALNNLGIKITEIQDVTPVPHNGCRPPKRRRI; encoded by the coding sequence ATGGCTAAGCAACAAAGCTCGGCGGCTGCAGCCCGCATCCGCAAGAAAGTCAAAAAGAACGTCGCCGAAGGCATCGCACACGTCCACGCATCGTTCAACAACACCATCATCACGATCACCGATCGTCAGGGCAATGCTCTGTCGTGGGCAACCTCCGGCGGTGCTGGCTTCAAGGGTTCGCGTAAATCGACCCCGTTCGCGGCTCAGGTCGCAGCCGAAGCAGCTGGCAAGGTCGCTCAGGAATACGGCGTGAAGAACCTGGAAGTGCGTATCAAGGGCCCGGGCCCTGGCCGTGAGTCGGCAGTGCGCGCGCTGAACAACCTGGGCATCAAGATCACCGAGATCCAGGACGTGACCCCGGTTCCGCACAACGGTTGCCGTCCGCCGAAGCGTCGTCGTATCTAA
- the rpsD gene encoding 30S ribosomal protein S4, translated as MARYIGPKAKLSRREGTDLFLKSARRSLDSKCKLDVKPGQHGVKSGARTSDYGNQLREKQKVKRMYGILERQFRRYFAEASRRKGNTGETLLKLLEARLDNVAYRMGFGSTRSEARQLVSHKAFTVNGQVVNIASYQVKTGDVIAVREKAKKQNRIVEALSLAEQSGMPSWVSVDAKKMEGTFRTFPERNEIAADVNEALIVELYSR; from the coding sequence GTGGCACGTTATATCGGACCAAAAGCAAAACTGTCGCGCCGTGAAGGCACCGACCTGTTCCTGAAGAGCGCACGCCGCTCGCTCGATTCGAAGTGCAAGCTGGACGTCAAGCCAGGCCAGCACGGCGTCAAGTCGGGTGCTCGTACCTCGGACTACGGCAACCAGCTGCGTGAAAAGCAGAAGGTCAAGCGCATGTACGGTATCCTGGAGCGCCAGTTCCGCCGCTACTTCGCAGAAGCATCGCGCCGCAAGGGCAACACTGGTGAGACCCTGCTGAAGCTGCTCGAAGCTCGCCTGGACAACGTCGCCTACCGTATGGGCTTCGGCTCGACCCGCTCCGAAGCGCGCCAGCTGGTCAGCCACAAGGCCTTCACCGTGAACGGCCAGGTCGTGAACATCGCTTCGTACCAGGTCAAGACCGGCGACGTCATCGCCGTGCGCGAAAAGGCCAAGAAGCAGAACCGTATCGTCGAAGCCCTGTCGCTGGCAGAGCAGAGCGGTATGCCGAGCTGGGTCTCGGTCGACGCAAAGAAGATGGAAGGCACCTTCCGCACCTTCCCGGAGCGTAACGAGATCGCTGCCGACGTCAACGAAGCGCTGATCGTCGAACTGTACTCGCGTTAA
- a CDS encoding DNA-directed RNA polymerase subunit alpha, translated as MQNSLLKPRIIDVEALGAGHAKVVMEPFERGYGHTLGNALRRVLLSSMVGYAPTEVTIAGVVHEYSSLDGVQEDVVDLLLNLKGVVFKVHNRDSVTLTLKKEGEGAVLASDIDLPHDVELINPDHVIAHLTAGGKLDMQIKVEKGRGYVPGNVRRLSEDTNKTIGRIILDASFSPVRRVSYAVESARVEQRTDLDKLIINIETNGVITPEEAIRQSARVLVDQLNVFAALEGTEAAAEAPSRAPLVDPILLRPVDDLELTVRSANCLKAENIYYIGDLIQRSENELLKTPNLGRKSLNEIKEVLASRGLTLGMKLENWPPAGLEK; from the coding sequence ATGCAAAATAGTTTGTTGAAGCCACGTATCATCGACGTCGAGGCGCTGGGCGCCGGTCACGCCAAAGTCGTGATGGAGCCGTTCGAACGTGGTTATGGCCACACGCTGGGTAACGCGCTGCGCCGCGTGCTGCTGTCGTCGATGGTGGGCTACGCGCCGACCGAAGTGACGATCGCCGGCGTCGTGCACGAGTACTCGTCGCTGGACGGCGTGCAGGAAGACGTGGTCGACCTGCTGCTGAACCTGAAAGGCGTCGTGTTCAAAGTGCACAACCGCGACTCCGTGACGCTGACCCTGAAGAAGGAAGGCGAAGGCGCCGTCCTGGCATCGGACATCGACCTGCCGCACGACGTCGAGCTGATCAATCCGGACCACGTGATCGCCCACCTGACCGCCGGCGGCAAGCTGGACATGCAGATCAAGGTCGAAAAGGGCCGTGGCTACGTGCCGGGTAACGTCCGCCGCCTGTCGGAAGACACCAACAAGACCATCGGCCGCATCATCCTGGACGCGTCGTTCTCGCCGGTGCGCCGCGTGTCGTACGCCGTCGAGTCCGCTCGCGTCGAGCAGCGTACCGACCTGGACAAGCTGATCATCAACATCGAGACCAATGGCGTCATCACCCCGGAAGAGGCGATCCGCCAGTCGGCCCGCGTGCTGGTCGACCAGCTGAACGTGTTCGCCGCCCTGGAAGGCACCGAAGCCGCTGCGGAAGCCCCGTCGCGCGCGCCGCTGGTCGATCCGATCCTGCTGCGTCCGGTGGACGACCTGGAACTGACCGTGCGTTCGGCAAACTGCCTGAAGGCCGAGAACATCTACTACATCGGCGACCTGATCCAGCGTTCGGAAAACGAACTGCTGAAGACCCCGAACCTGGGCCGCAAGTCGCTGAACGAGATCAAGGAAGTCCTGGCTTCCCGTGGTCTGACCCTCGGCATGAAACTCGAGAACTGGCCGCCGGCCGGCCTCGAGAAGTAA
- the rplQ gene encoding 50S ribosomal protein L17 has translation MRHRHGLRKLNRTSSHRLAMLRNMTVSLLRHEAIKTTLPKAKELRKVVEPIITLGKSDTLANKRLAFARLRDREIVQKLFADIGPRFANRQGGYTRILKMGFRVGDNAPMAFVELTDRPEVGVDENAPTAE, from the coding sequence ATGCGTCACCGTCACGGCCTCCGTAAGCTGAACCGCACCTCCTCGCACCGCCTCGCCATGCTGCGCAACATGACCGTTTCGCTGCTGCGTCACGAAGCGATCAAGACCACGCTGCCGAAGGCGAAGGAACTGCGTAAAGTCGTCGAGCCGATCATCACCCTGGGCAAGAGCGACACCCTGGCCAACAAGCGCCTGGCATTCGCCCGCCTGCGTGACCGCGAAATCGTGCAGAAGCTGTTCGCCGACATCGGTCCGCGTTTCGCGAACCGTCAAGGCGGCTACACCCGCATCCTGAAGATGGGCTTCCGCGTCGGCGACAACGCGCCGATGGCTTTCGTCGAGCTGACCGACCGTCCGGAAGTCGGCGTCGACGAGAACGCACCGACCGCCGAGTAA
- a CDS encoding FKBP-type peptidyl-prolyl cis-trans isomerase codes for MNKTVFAACAAALALTLSLAGCKRAEQSASQAPAAPVQADSSAIKFQTVDSVVGTGQAAKAGDRVTVNYTGWLYLPTAPDHHGAKFDSSIGREPFTFRLGSGGVIPGWDQGVAGMKVGGKRTLIIPAELGYGSDGAGPIPPNANLIFDVELLGVQ; via the coding sequence ATGAATAAAACCGTATTTGCCGCCTGCGCCGCCGCGCTGGCCCTGACCCTGTCGCTGGCCGGCTGCAAGCGCGCCGAGCAATCCGCGTCGCAAGCGCCCGCAGCGCCGGTGCAAGCCGACAGCTCGGCGATCAAGTTCCAGACCGTCGACAGCGTCGTCGGCACCGGCCAGGCCGCCAAGGCCGGCGACCGCGTCACCGTCAACTACACCGGCTGGCTGTACCTGCCGACCGCGCCCGATCACCACGGCGCCAAGTTCGACAGCTCGATCGGCCGCGAGCCGTTCACCTTCCGTCTCGGCAGCGGAGGCGTCATCCCCGGCTGGGACCAGGGCGTGGCCGGCATGAAGGTCGGCGGCAAGCGCACCCTGATCATCCCGGCGGAACTCGGCTACGGCAGCGATGGCGCCGGCCCGATCCCGCCGAATGCCAACCTGATCTTCGACGTCGAGCTGCTCGGCGTCCAGTAA